The following are from one region of the Prionailurus bengalensis isolate Pbe53 chromosome A2, Fcat_Pben_1.1_paternal_pri, whole genome shotgun sequence genome:
- the LMOD3 gene encoding LOW QUALITY PROTEIN: leiomodin-3 (The sequence of the model RefSeq protein was modified relative to this genomic sequence to represent the inferred CDS: inserted 1 base in 1 codon): MSEHSRNSDQEELFDEEIDEDEILANLSPEELKKLQSEMEVMAPDPRLPVGMIQKDQTDKPPTGNFDHKSLMDYMYWQKASRRMLEDERVPVTFVPSQVGTQEQHEERDTGNRHVSHYLKEKLNNEITANKRESKGSDDVQEPDEEDGEEDEGDEDDEDDEEDEEDEEDEDEDDEDGDGREDKKPQRGEEGEGKEQIRNGESSSPQVAKKAFEEQKDRPEVQEKSEKKVSKLDPKKLALDTSFLKVSARPSGNQTDLDGSLRRVRQNDPDMKELNLNNIENIPKEMLLDFVNAMKKNKHVKTFSLANVGADENIAFALANMLRENRSITTLNIESNFITGKGIVAIMRCLQFNETLTELRFHNQRHMLGHHAEMEISRLLKANTTLLKMGYHFELPGPRMVVTNLLTRNQDKQRQKRQEEQRQQQLKEQRKLIAMLENGLGLPPGMWEKLGGPMPDARMQEFLQPPPQPPNPQAVPFSRPNEMMKKPSQPPKYRTDPDSFRVVKLKRIQRKSRMPEAREPPXKTNLKDVIRTLKPVPRNRPPPLVEITPRDQLLNDIRHSNVAYLKPVQLPKELA; the protein is encoded by the exons ATGTCAGAACACAGCAGGAATTCAGATCAGGAGGAACTGTTTGATGAGGAGATTGATGAAGATGAAATCTTGGCCAACTTGTCCCCTGAAGAGCTAAAGAAACTGCAGTCGGAAATGGAAGTCATGGCCCCTGACCCCAGGCTTCCTGTGGGAATGATTCAGAAGGATCAGACCGACAAGCCACCCACGGGAAACTTTGACCATAAATCTCTTATGGATTATATGTATTGGCAAAAGGCATCGAGACGCATGCTGGAAGACGAACGTGTCCCTGTCACCTTTGTGCCATCCCAG GTGGGCACTCAAGAGCAGCatgaagaaagagacacaggTAATAGACATGTGTCccactatttaaaagaaaagctcaACAATGAAATCACAGCCAATAAAAGAGAATCGAAAGGCAGCGACGATGTCCAAGAACCAGATGAGGAGGATGGTGAAGAAGATGAAGGAGAtgaagatgatgaagatgatgaggaggatgaggaggatgaAGAGGATGAGGATGAAGATGATGAGGATGGAGATGGCAGGGAAGATAAAAAGCCgcaaagaggagaggaaggtgaGGGAAAGGAGCAAATCAGAAACGGCGAGAGCAGCTCCCCACAAGTAGCTAAGAAAGCATTCGAAGAACAGAAAGACAGGCCGGAGGTCCAAGAAAAGAGCGAGAAGAAAGTATCAAAATTAGATCCTAAGAAGTTAGCACTAGACACCAGTTTTTTAAAGGTAAGTGCAAGGCCTTCAGGAAACCAGACGGACCTGGATGGGAGCTTGCGGAGAGTTAGACAGAATGATCCCGATATGAAGGAGCTCAATTTGAACAACATTGAAAACATCCCCAAGGAAATGTTACTGGACTTTGTCAAcgcaatgaagaaaaacaaacacgtCAAAACCTTCAGTTTAGCAAACGTGGGCGCCGATGAGAACATCGCGTTTGCCTTGGCTAACATGTTGCGGGAAAATAGGAGCATCACCACTCTCAACATCGAGTCCAACTTCATCACAGGTAAAGGAATTGTGGCCATCATGAGGTGTCTCCAGTTCAACGAGACGCTCACTGAACTTCGGTTTCACAATCAAAGGCACATGCTGGGCCACCATGCCGAAATGGAAATATCCAGACTGTTGAAGGCCAACACCACCCTCCTGAAGATGGGCTACCATTTTGAGCTCCCGGGCCCCAGAATGGTGGTAACCAACCTGCTCACCAGGAATCAGGAtaaacaaaggcagaaaagacAAGAGGAACAAAGACAACAGCAACTGAAAGAGCAGAGGAAGTTGATAGCCATGCTGGAGAACGGGTTGGGGCTACCTCCTGGAATGTGGGAGAAGTTGGGAGGACCCATGCCGGATGCCAGGATGCAGGAGTTCCTCCAacctcctcctcagcctcccaACCCCCAGGCAGTCCCCTTCAGTCGGCCGAACGAAATGATGAAGAAGCCATCACAGCCTCCGAAGTACAGGACGGACCCTGACTCCTTCCGCGTGGTGAAGCTGAAGAGAATCCAGCGCAAATCTCGGATGCCAGAGGCCAGAGAACCCC AGAAAACCAACCTCAAAGACGTCATCAGAACACTGAAGCCAGTGCCGAGAAATAGGCCGCCCCCGTTGGTGGAAATCACTCCCAGAGATCAGCTCTTGAATGACATTCGTCACAGCAATGTCGCCTACCTTAAACCC